From Fundulus heteroclitus isolate FHET01 chromosome 5, MU-UCD_Fhet_4.1, whole genome shotgun sequence, a single genomic window includes:
- the si:dkey-23f9.4 gene encoding hydrolethalus syndrome protein 1 isoform X4, with amino-acid sequence MDNLDFSEEEIQQQLAILGYKNIPKHRLLEFKQDLDKLICHGQWKKLASTTPVNITTQTATSQSSPPAYTKEKVSQLYSKGSGEGFFLNGEKAFQDTEKNKPSGWPQRRCDSYAERSVGAWLQLPAAAPTRLQEEPDTEDGLDSLLADSYTSLSDHQHRPFIKRKVLRKRKGKSLICDESVYTEDSDAASRLEERMAELDLSTSDQKDYEAESEDLTESDAQSSDTDGVNLSAFESYIQRMTQTDQDVRPKPKSFIRPVMCQPTIKKTDPVAKYFQYKQMWEMFQVSGEKDRKALRWEIREKLAYQPLPPKPRRVYVPNTYIVPTEKKRSELRWMIRNDLANGLLPQKFNSHF; translated from the exons ATGGACAACCTGGATTTCTCAGAAGAAGAAATTCAACAACAACTGGCTATTCTTGGCTATAAGAACATACCAAAGCACAGGCTGCTGGAGTTTAAGCAAG ATCTTGATAAACTGATCTGCCATGGACAGTGGAAAAAGCTGGCCTCTACCACGCCTGTAAACATTACCACTCAGACAGCAACATCCCAGTCTAGCCCTCCCGCTTATACTAAAGAAAAAG TCAGCCAGTTGTACTCTAAAGGTTCCGGTGAAGGATTTTTCTTAAATGGAGAGAAGGCATTTCAGGACACAGAG AAGAACAAACCCAGTGGATGGCCGCAGAGACGCTGTGATTCATACGCTGAGCGGTCTGTGGGTGCGTGGCTGCagctcccagctgctgctcctaCCAGGCTGCAGGAAGAGCCCGATACTGAAGACGGCCTGGACTCACTGCTGGCTGACAGCTACACCTCCCTGTCAGACCACCAGCACAGGCCATTCATCAAGAGAAAAGTTTTAAG GAAACGAAAAGGAAAGTCTCTCATCTGCGATGAATCTGTGTACACAGAAGATTCAG ATGCTGCGAGCCGTCTAGAAGAGCGAATGGCTGAGCTTGACCTGTCCACATCAGATCAGAAGGACTACGAAGCAGAGAGCGAAGATCTGACTGAGAGTGACGCCCAGAGTTCAGACACCGATGGTGTCAACTTAAGCGCCTTCGAGTCCTATATCCAACGCATG ACTCAAACTGATCAGGATGTAAGGCCCAAACCAAAGTCCT TCATCCGACCAGTGATGTGCCAACCAACCATAAAGAAGACTGATCCAGTGGCCAA GTATTTCCAGTACAAGCAGATGTGGGAAATGTTCCAGGTGTCTGGAGAGAAGGACAGGAAAGCTCTCCGCTGGGAGATAAGG GAAAAACTTGCATACCAGCCTCTGCCT CCTAAACCTCGAAGAGTTTACGTGCCCAACACCTACATTGTGCCGACAGAGAAGAAACGTTCCGAGCTCCGCTGGATGATCAGGAACGATCTGGCAAACGGTCTCCTCCCACAAAAGTTTAACTCTCACTTTTAA
- the si:dkey-23f9.4 gene encoding hydrolethalus syndrome protein 1 isoform X3, producing the protein MDNLDFSEEEIQQQLAILGYKNIPKHRLLEFKQDLDKLICHGQWKKLASTTPVNITTQTATSQSSPPAYTKEKVSQLYSKGSGEGFFLNGEKAFQDTEKNKPSGWPQRRCDSYAERSVGAWLQLPAAAPTRLQEEPDTEDGLDSLLADSYTSLSDHQHRPFIKRKVLRKRKGKSLICDESVYTEDSADAASRLEERMAELDLSTSDQKDYEAESEDLTESDAQSSDTDGVNLSAFESYIQRMTQTDQDVRPKPKSFIRPVMCQPTIKKTDPVAKYFQYKQMWEMFQVSGEKDRKALRWEIREKLAYQPLPPKPRRVYVPNTYIVPTEKKRSELRWMIRNDLANGLLPQKFNSHF; encoded by the exons ATGGACAACCTGGATTTCTCAGAAGAAGAAATTCAACAACAACTGGCTATTCTTGGCTATAAGAACATACCAAAGCACAGGCTGCTGGAGTTTAAGCAAG ATCTTGATAAACTGATCTGCCATGGACAGTGGAAAAAGCTGGCCTCTACCACGCCTGTAAACATTACCACTCAGACAGCAACATCCCAGTCTAGCCCTCCCGCTTATACTAAAGAAAAAG TCAGCCAGTTGTACTCTAAAGGTTCCGGTGAAGGATTTTTCTTAAATGGAGAGAAGGCATTTCAGGACACAGAG AAGAACAAACCCAGTGGATGGCCGCAGAGACGCTGTGATTCATACGCTGAGCGGTCTGTGGGTGCGTGGCTGCagctcccagctgctgctcctaCCAGGCTGCAGGAAGAGCCCGATACTGAAGACGGCCTGGACTCACTGCTGGCTGACAGCTACACCTCCCTGTCAGACCACCAGCACAGGCCATTCATCAAGAGAAAAGTTTTAAG GAAACGAAAAGGAAAGTCTCTCATCTGCGATGAATCTGTGTACACAGAAGATTCAG CAGATGCTGCGAGCCGTCTAGAAGAGCGAATGGCTGAGCTTGACCTGTCCACATCAGATCAGAAGGACTACGAAGCAGAGAGCGAAGATCTGACTGAGAGTGACGCCCAGAGTTCAGACACCGATGGTGTCAACTTAAGCGCCTTCGAGTCCTATATCCAACGCATG ACTCAAACTGATCAGGATGTAAGGCCCAAACCAAAGTCCT TCATCCGACCAGTGATGTGCCAACCAACCATAAAGAAGACTGATCCAGTGGCCAA GTATTTCCAGTACAAGCAGATGTGGGAAATGTTCCAGGTGTCTGGAGAGAAGGACAGGAAAGCTCTCCGCTGGGAGATAAGG GAAAAACTTGCATACCAGCCTCTGCCT CCTAAACCTCGAAGAGTTTACGTGCCCAACACCTACATTGTGCCGACAGAGAAGAAACGTTCCGAGCTCCGCTGGATGATCAGGAACGATCTGGCAAACGGTCTCCTCCCACAAAAGTTTAACTCTCACTTTTAA
- the si:dkey-23f9.4 gene encoding hydrolethalus syndrome protein 1 isoform X1 yields MYKMYNDQWDEGSDDEKNSLYSSFWSDGEVADKDEEVEIMRVMDPGVVGEPQGVPPGSSPEEHPQLKGSDDERKTTSSSSGSLAVSPMTSGYGTFRAEEQELDHSLTGFNQHSRDDLSGFRDDEEYPGSPRSFTESDNEPTREPDESESAVWGSEVSRVPAASCWCEDDSTLNRASTADTRPAIGTRLPSEAQHLHSDAGDMLLFHRKGLQDGADENQDGKQETLQHDVERSTEQVTVVGVPDESSSNKDVRFIDSNRDFSWETKEKMSEEREEILAWMKADAASRLEERMAELDLSTSDQKDYEAESEDLTESDAQSSDTDGVNLSAFESYIQRMTQTDQDVRPKPKSFIRPVMCQPTIKKTDPVAKYFQYKQMWEMFQVSGEKDRKALRWEIREKLAYQPLPPKPRRVYVPNTYIVPTEKKRSELRWMIRNDLANGLLPQKFNSHF; encoded by the exons ATGTACAAAATGTATAACGATCAGTGGGACGAAGGGAGCGATGACGAGAAGAATTCCCTTTACTCCTCCTTCTGGTCTGATGGAGAGGTAGCAGACAAGGATGAGGAGGTGGAGATTATGAGGGTGATGGACCCCGGAGTTGTCGGTGAGCCACAGGGCGTGCCTCCAGGGAGTTCACCGGAGGAACATCCGCAGTTAAAAGGAAGCGATGATGAGAGGAAAACTACCAGCAGCAGTTCTGGTAGTCTGGCTGTAAGCCCAATGACTTCTGGGTATGGCACCTTCAGAGCAGAGGAGCAGGAGTTGGATCATTCCCTGACCGGGTTTAACCAACACAGCCGGGACGATCTGTCTGGCTTCAGAGACGACGAAGAGTACCCAGGGTCTCCCAGAAGCTTCACTGAGTCTGATAACGAGCCGACGCGTGAGCCGGATGAAAGTGAGTCTGCGGTGtgggggtcagaggtcagcagagtccctgctgcttcctgctggTGTGAGGACGACAGCACCCTGAACCGGGCCAGCACAGCTGACACGAGACCAGCTATAGGAACACGGCTACCATCAGAGGCGCAACATCTTCACAGCGACGCAGGCGACATGCTCTTGTTTCATAGGAAAGGTTTACAAGATGGAGCAGATGAAAACCAAGACGGAAAACAGGAGACGCTGCAACACGATGTGGAGAGAAGTACAGAGCAAGTAACTGTGGTTGGTGTTCCAGACGAGTCTTCAAGCAACAAAGATGTCAGGTTCATCGACTCCAACAGGGATTTTAGCTGGGAGACCAAAGAAAAGATGTCAGAGGAGAGGGAAGAAATCCTGGCCTGGATGAAGG CAGATGCTGCGAGCCGTCTAGAAGAGCGAATGGCTGAGCTTGACCTGTCCACATCAGATCAGAAGGACTACGAAGCAGAGAGCGAAGATCTGACTGAGAGTGACGCCCAGAGTTCAGACACCGATGGTGTCAACTTAAGCGCCTTCGAGTCCTATATCCAACGCATG ACTCAAACTGATCAGGATGTAAGGCCCAAACCAAAGTCCT TCATCCGACCAGTGATGTGCCAACCAACCATAAAGAAGACTGATCCAGTGGCCAA GTATTTCCAGTACAAGCAGATGTGGGAAATGTTCCAGGTGTCTGGAGAGAAGGACAGGAAAGCTCTCCGCTGGGAGATAAGG GAAAAACTTGCATACCAGCCTCTGCCT CCTAAACCTCGAAGAGTTTACGTGCCCAACACCTACATTGTGCCGACAGAGAAGAAACGTTCCGAGCTCCGCTGGATGATCAGGAACGATCTGGCAAACGGTCTCCTCCCACAAAAGTTTAACTCTCACTTTTAA
- the si:dkey-23f9.4 gene encoding hydrolethalus syndrome protein 1 isoform X2 encodes MYKMYNDQWDEGSDDEKNSLYSSFWSDGEVADKDEEVEIMRVMDPGVVGEPQGVPPGSSPEEHPQLKGSDDERKTTSSSSGSLAVSPMTSGYGTFRAEEQELDHSLTGFNQHSRDDLSGFRDDEEYPGSPRSFTESDNEPTREPDESESAVWGSEVSRVPAASCWCEDDSTLNRASTADTRPAIGTRLPSEAQHLHSDAGDMLLFHRKGLQDGADENQDGKQETLQHDVERSTEQVTVVGVPDESSSNKDVRFIDSNRDFSWETKEKMSEEREEILAWMKDAASRLEERMAELDLSTSDQKDYEAESEDLTESDAQSSDTDGVNLSAFESYIQRMTQTDQDVRPKPKSFIRPVMCQPTIKKTDPVAKYFQYKQMWEMFQVSGEKDRKALRWEIREKLAYQPLPPKPRRVYVPNTYIVPTEKKRSELRWMIRNDLANGLLPQKFNSHF; translated from the exons ATGTACAAAATGTATAACGATCAGTGGGACGAAGGGAGCGATGACGAGAAGAATTCCCTTTACTCCTCCTTCTGGTCTGATGGAGAGGTAGCAGACAAGGATGAGGAGGTGGAGATTATGAGGGTGATGGACCCCGGAGTTGTCGGTGAGCCACAGGGCGTGCCTCCAGGGAGTTCACCGGAGGAACATCCGCAGTTAAAAGGAAGCGATGATGAGAGGAAAACTACCAGCAGCAGTTCTGGTAGTCTGGCTGTAAGCCCAATGACTTCTGGGTATGGCACCTTCAGAGCAGAGGAGCAGGAGTTGGATCATTCCCTGACCGGGTTTAACCAACACAGCCGGGACGATCTGTCTGGCTTCAGAGACGACGAAGAGTACCCAGGGTCTCCCAGAAGCTTCACTGAGTCTGATAACGAGCCGACGCGTGAGCCGGATGAAAGTGAGTCTGCGGTGtgggggtcagaggtcagcagagtccctgctgcttcctgctggTGTGAGGACGACAGCACCCTGAACCGGGCCAGCACAGCTGACACGAGACCAGCTATAGGAACACGGCTACCATCAGAGGCGCAACATCTTCACAGCGACGCAGGCGACATGCTCTTGTTTCATAGGAAAGGTTTACAAGATGGAGCAGATGAAAACCAAGACGGAAAACAGGAGACGCTGCAACACGATGTGGAGAGAAGTACAGAGCAAGTAACTGTGGTTGGTGTTCCAGACGAGTCTTCAAGCAACAAAGATGTCAGGTTCATCGACTCCAACAGGGATTTTAGCTGGGAGACCAAAGAAAAGATGTCAGAGGAGAGGGAAGAAATCCTGGCCTGGATGAAGG ATGCTGCGAGCCGTCTAGAAGAGCGAATGGCTGAGCTTGACCTGTCCACATCAGATCAGAAGGACTACGAAGCAGAGAGCGAAGATCTGACTGAGAGTGACGCCCAGAGTTCAGACACCGATGGTGTCAACTTAAGCGCCTTCGAGTCCTATATCCAACGCATG ACTCAAACTGATCAGGATGTAAGGCCCAAACCAAAGTCCT TCATCCGACCAGTGATGTGCCAACCAACCATAAAGAAGACTGATCCAGTGGCCAA GTATTTCCAGTACAAGCAGATGTGGGAAATGTTCCAGGTGTCTGGAGAGAAGGACAGGAAAGCTCTCCGCTGGGAGATAAGG GAAAAACTTGCATACCAGCCTCTGCCT CCTAAACCTCGAAGAGTTTACGTGCCCAACACCTACATTGTGCCGACAGAGAAGAAACGTTCCGAGCTCCGCTGGATGATCAGGAACGATCTGGCAAACGGTCTCCTCCCACAAAAGTTTAACTCTCACTTTTAA